In Halopelagius longus, the following proteins share a genomic window:
- a CDS encoding NAD-dependent epimerase/dehydratase family protein has protein sequence MNEKRALVTGGAGFIGSNLANHLAADNDVIAVDDLHLGTPENLDEGVEFVDASVLDDDLPTEGVDVLFHLAAYSSYTMAEENKREATRVNVEGFVNAVEQAREDGCDTVVYATTSSIYGSRTDPSPEDMPVEARTCYEASKLAREQYGEYFHHHYDMTLAGLRFFSVYQGYGGAEEHKGEYANTVAQFAHKIANGERPELFGDGSQTRDFTHVEDIVRGIELAADHELQGIYNLGTGESYDFNTMVEMINEELGTDVEPKYVENPLDVYVHDTKADPTKMREATGWEPQISFEEGVARVCAPYREE, from the coding sequence ATGAACGAGAAACGGGCCCTCGTCACTGGGGGTGCCGGATTCATCGGATCGAACCTTGCGAACCATCTCGCGGCCGATAACGACGTTATCGCCGTCGACGATCTCCACCTCGGAACGCCGGAGAATCTCGACGAGGGCGTCGAGTTCGTAGACGCGAGCGTCCTCGACGACGACTTGCCCACCGAGGGCGTGGACGTTCTGTTCCACCTCGCGGCGTACTCCTCGTACACGATGGCCGAGGAGAACAAGCGCGAGGCGACGCGCGTGAACGTCGAAGGGTTCGTCAACGCGGTCGAACAGGCGCGTGAGGACGGGTGCGACACCGTCGTCTACGCGACCACCTCCTCCATCTACGGGTCGCGCACCGACCCGTCCCCCGAGGACATGCCCGTCGAGGCGCGGACCTGCTACGAGGCGTCGAAACTCGCCCGCGAACAGTACGGCGAGTACTTCCATCACCACTACGACATGACGCTCGCGGGCCTCCGATTTTTCTCCGTCTATCAGGGGTACGGCGGGGCCGAGGAGCACAAAGGCGAGTACGCCAACACCGTCGCCCAGTTCGCCCACAAGATTGCGAACGGCGAACGGCCGGAACTGTTCGGCGACGGCTCTCAGACCCGCGATTTCACCCACGTCGAGGATATCGTCCGCGGCATCGAACTCGCCGCCGACCACGAGTTGCAGGGCATCTACAACCTCGGCACCGGCGAGAGCTACGACTTCAACACGATGGTCGAGATGATAAACGAGGAGTTGGGGACGGACGTCGAACCGAAGTACGTCGAGAACCCCCTCGACGTGTACGTCCACGACACGAAGGCCGACCCGACGAAGATGCGGGAGGCCACCGGGTGGGAACCGCAGATTTCCTTCGAGGAGGGCGTCGCACGTGTCTGCGCGCCGTACCGCGAGGAGTAA
- a CDS encoding Rrf2 family transcriptional regulator, whose protein sequence is MSSIELTSSQKTILTALINLYRQSEDAVKGEDIAEEVNRNPGTIRNQMQSLKALQLVEGVPGPKGGYKPTANAYEALDVDQMDEPASVPLQHNGETVTGVNVDGIDLSSVHHPELCRAEIHVQGSVRDFHEGDEVKVGPTPLSKLVVEGIVDGKDDTSNILILRIDDMRAPVGEPNH, encoded by the coding sequence ATGTCATCAATCGAGCTGACGTCGAGTCAGAAAACCATCCTCACGGCGCTGATAAACCTCTATCGGCAGAGTGAGGACGCCGTGAAAGGTGAGGACATCGCAGAAGAGGTAAACCGGAATCCGGGAACGATTCGCAACCAGATGCAGAGTCTGAAGGCCCTGCAGTTGGTCGAGGGCGTTCCGGGGCCGAAGGGCGGCTACAAGCCGACGGCGAACGCGTACGAAGCGCTCGACGTCGACCAGATGGACGAACCCGCCTCCGTCCCCCTCCAGCACAACGGGGAGACGGTCACCGGCGTGAACGTCGACGGTATCGACCTCTCGTCGGTTCACCACCCGGAACTGTGCCGCGCCGAGATTCACGTCCAAGGCTCCGTCCGAGACTTCCACGAGGGCGACGAAGTGAAAGTCGGCCCGACGCCGCTTTCGAAGCTCGTCGTCGAGGGCATCGTCGACGGGAAGGACGACACCAGCAACATTCTCATCCTCCGTATCGACGACATGCGCGCGCCAGTCGGCGAGCCGAATCACTGA